In Thermococcus camini, a genomic segment contains:
- a CDS encoding S8 family serine peptidase, translating into MNKRALSLLIAVVMLLSVVPVAFHGVAAGNTSIAGITATVQKVGTTAKVSSESSVSPLEKIEPKLLNILKGKDSQGIVEIHGQKWIMIHISATKDIEASLRGINVVGKTEFMGNFIYLALIPVKEDSINALMKIASIPEVDGITRSSPFDPIDIEKNDESSIKSVPIPHSKFAGRVRNWKPGSEMLDGKKVATFHGLVEGKLKELQMNSPAVNGMATIAVPDVNPAAAEPEPEDIFAVYHHGSYNTWFNLNVTGEGVKVAVIDSGVDFGNPDLQDAYAVDTNPSSPYYGWPIAFDDNSLLYYLILGATFPDMYTYEGYLYSWYSPTIVNVTPYIIPGYFGIGYNGNFTTVFTSMSLANIPDDSERTQVVYNTLQWIGNVSNVLLVDDDGGDSFEVFYETALNAIGVNYTYYEVPNETSNGPNLTVLSNYSLVIWFTGAAWDSTLTDSDVGNLTAYLNGGGKLWLISEDYLYDGGFDNTTIKYNFTMNYLHVADAIQDFPVPTILYDYAGGPYHGGEVYWGLYQSPTDMFADYIFPDDSATPLLVGYTAYAYDTLLGRFYADIKLPLNDDLSVPTTSGIMKLGLHPDIALWADWFGGYILVTDPNANQTYDTVYADIAPATVIDFNKDVGHTKDNPVIQLDFWDSMNGEFGQDGYADLSGGMIYYIADGKTPIPYSDVVAERWGIPLTIPANGELVAFMIGNVYTGGGDHGTLCAAAVGARGRTFYGLTFGNAIDAKIIAEGSMYQGGSWIDYVYFAVEGYDGKPGTGDEAQIVSNSYGASATINKGYTWEDRFLYYITNIYAPTTTFFFAAGNGGPGYGTVTSEGASPFVITVGASVEWGYRGLFGYDDGPWQQFGANYGDAADFSNKGPNALGQPDPDVLAVGEFALGSLALNSVGDGFWASDLWSGTSLATPMASGIAALVYQAYYETHGSWPTAKEVKEILMSTAKNVNHDVFTQGAGFLDAYSAVEAAKNMDGIVVSPTEWAAGKTDYEGFANVLYPGQSDSQTFTVKNMNPNSSKEVNVSAEVFQKIGEVEFDVVGNSWGYYRIDQFIPNDTDLMKVTLYTSYDNFDNNSDYVADAYLWFRIWDLTFVDGNATLNLLQQASKEGDVASAMLGNPLQKYHDMMFIQIRDIMRIYGKTSVYPAKVKLEFYKRVPWDWVTIDRDSITIKPDGTGTFTAMITVPQDTPYGIYEGAIYLKHDGKETTIPVSVVVASPTSEFEFGGNNESNGLYDNDNVYGYFDWGWRYESGDWRLFYFNVPEVKEGSYVLADVAWDGTMTDINLHLLGPSVDVWSMKYPDVMGPYSLKEVGRSDDGYVGAGLFVYQTSSGTNEELIAGEASEGLHALWLHNVLFDGNASYRTFYGRVGMARLYPESWVEVLGSKVGEKTFTVDLPEWAGNLSVVATGFSAPSVYQNIVAPPTGDSDYYTVNVTTSPVLDVQLTSIWDDLAGVDLDLYVYYNASGTLIEVGSSLTSTADEHVSLNFPYPGQYVIEVYSYSNPAPGNATYDLMITTIEGNELIVKNVTKTDTGYTVDMMYNLTDEHLSASAPLNGIILMGTSKNPILFQIPVTITPVPYDVRLTSIETSSVPDINGNYEITTYVTNDGPYNATNVQVTLFRDGLPTDVQVTIPLVQPGDVYAVTFSIPVADITMHSYNIVLSAPQDVNPDNNEMTVYARAVDENNVPWVYSIGESIGEASIAKVIDAGRIYYITVNGEHGTKVTVLLKLPADTTYYHVNSEDADILNVSARKVSDGLLLYVTMRLNSPGTIRVDYRTHSDYTRLSTMNYVWYMLYWRYDQKFDPLYQKAVELGVDNETLQEAMHYKELADQYYEEAEKYITPGRDSLAIAALPYMRKAYINILEAYKILEQAVEDIGNSEG; encoded by the coding sequence ATGAATAAAAGGGCCTTGAGCCTTTTGATCGCGGTAGTGATGCTGCTTTCAGTAGTGCCAGTGGCTTTCCACGGGGTAGCAGCAGGGAATACTTCTATTGCTGGCATAACAGCAACCGTCCAGAAGGTTGGGACAACGGCGAAAGTTAGCAGTGAGTCCTCGGTGTCCCCTCTTGAAAAGATTGAACCAAAATTGCTCAATATTCTAAAGGGAAAAGACTCTCAGGGTATCGTTGAGATACACGGACAGAAGTGGATCATGATCCACATCTCTGCCACCAAGGACATTGAAGCTTCTCTCAGGGGCATTAATGTTGTTGGCAAGACCGAGTTCATGGGCAACTTCATCTATCTCGCTCTAATCCCTGTCAAGGAGGACAGCATTAACGCGCTCATGAAAATAGCCTCGATTCCCGAGGTTGACGGGATAACCAGGAGCTCACCCTTCGATCCGATTGACATAGAGAAAAATGACGAGTCATCCATCAAGTCAGTGCCCATCCCACACTCAAAGTTCGCGGGCAGGGTCAGGAACTGGAAGCCAGGAAGCGAGATGCTGGATGGGAAGAAAGTCGCGACTTTCCACGGACTCGTTGAAGGAAAGCTGAAGGAACTCCAGATGAACAGCCCCGCGGTTAACGGCATGGCAACCATCGCGGTTCCGGACGTTAACCCGGCGGCCGCTGAGCCCGAGCCGGAGGACATCTTTGCCGTCTACCACCACGGCTCATACAACACATGGTTCAACCTCAACGTCACCGGAGAGGGCGTAAAGGTTGCTGTCATCGACAGTGGCGTTGACTTTGGTAACCCGGACCTCCAGGATGCCTATGCTGTGGACACGAACCCCTCCTCCCCGTACTACGGCTGGCCGATAGCCTTTGATGACAACTCGCTGCTGTACTACCTGATCCTTGGAGCGACCTTCCCCGATATGTACACCTACGAGGGGTACCTATACTCCTGGTACTCCCCGACCATAGTCAATGTTACACCTTACATCATTCCGGGATACTTTGGCATAGGCTATAATGGCAACTTCACCACGGTGTTTACCTCGATGAGTCTCGCAAACATACCGGACGACAGTGAGAGGACCCAGGTTGTGTACAACACCCTCCAGTGGATTGGAAATGTTAGCAACGTCCTCCTCGTTGACGATGACGGTGGGGACTCCTTTGAAGTCTTCTACGAGACCGCGCTGAATGCAATCGGAGTCAACTACACCTACTACGAGGTTCCGAACGAGACCTCCAACGGTCCCAACTTGACAGTCCTCAGCAACTACAGCCTTGTTATATGGTTCACGGGTGCCGCTTGGGACAGCACCCTTACTGACTCTGACGTTGGAAACCTCACCGCTTACCTCAATGGCGGTGGAAAGCTCTGGCTCATAAGCGAGGACTACCTCTATGACGGCGGTTTCGACAACACAACCATCAAGTACAACTTCACCATGAACTATCTGCACGTTGCCGACGCCATTCAGGACTTCCCAGTCCCCACGATTCTCTACGACTACGCCGGCGGCCCGTATCACGGCGGTGAGGTCTACTGGGGACTCTACCAGAGCCCAACCGACATGTTCGCCGACTACATCTTCCCCGACGATAGTGCCACACCGCTCCTTGTCGGATACACCGCTTATGCATACGATACTCTCCTCGGAAGATTTTATGCTGACATTAAGCTACCTCTAAACGATGACCTCAGCGTTCCCACCACCAGCGGAATAATGAAGCTCGGCCTTCACCCGGACATAGCGCTCTGGGCCGACTGGTTTGGAGGATACATACTTGTCACCGACCCTAATGCTAACCAGACCTACGACACGGTTTATGCGGACATAGCTCCGGCCACCGTCATTGACTTCAACAAAGACGTTGGCCACACCAAGGATAACCCCGTGATACAGCTCGACTTCTGGGATTCCATGAATGGAGAGTTCGGTCAGGACGGCTACGCCGACCTTTCGGGAGGCATGATCTACTACATAGCCGATGGAAAGACTCCGATACCGTACTCTGACGTGGTCGCTGAGAGGTGGGGCATACCCCTCACCATACCCGCCAACGGTGAGCTCGTCGCGTTCATGATTGGCAACGTATACACCGGAGGAGGAGACCATGGAACCCTCTGTGCCGCTGCCGTTGGGGCCAGGGGTAGGACATTCTACGGGCTGACCTTTGGTAACGCCATAGACGCCAAGATAATCGCCGAGGGATCGATGTACCAGGGTGGAAGCTGGATTGACTACGTGTACTTCGCCGTTGAGGGCTACGATGGAAAACCCGGAACCGGTGACGAGGCTCAGATAGTCAGCAACAGCTACGGCGCGTCTGCGACCATAAACAAAGGATACACCTGGGAGGACAGGTTCCTTTATTACATAACGAACATCTACGCCCCAACGACAACCTTCTTCTTCGCGGCAGGTAACGGTGGACCCGGCTATGGAACCGTCACGAGTGAGGGCGCTTCCCCGTTCGTGATAACGGTGGGTGCGTCTGTTGAGTGGGGATACAGGGGCCTCTTTGGATATGACGATGGCCCGTGGCAGCAATTCGGCGCGAACTACGGTGACGCAGCGGACTTCTCCAACAAGGGACCGAACGCCCTGGGACAGCCCGACCCGGATGTCCTTGCAGTAGGTGAGTTCGCACTGGGTAGCCTGGCTCTTAACTCGGTTGGAGATGGATTCTGGGCCAGTGACCTCTGGAGTGGAACCAGTCTCGCCACCCCGATGGCATCGGGAATAGCTGCACTCGTGTACCAGGCCTACTACGAGACTCACGGCTCCTGGCCAACTGCTAAGGAGGTCAAGGAGATACTCATGAGCACCGCCAAGAACGTCAACCACGATGTCTTCACCCAGGGTGCTGGATTCCTCGACGCTTACAGCGCTGTTGAGGCCGCGAAGAACATGGACGGCATAGTGGTCTCACCGACCGAGTGGGCCGCAGGAAAGACGGACTATGAGGGGTTTGCCAACGTTCTGTATCCGGGACAGAGCGACTCCCAGACGTTTACCGTTAAGAACATGAACCCCAACAGCTCCAAGGAGGTCAACGTTTCCGCAGAGGTCTTCCAGAAGATAGGTGAGGTTGAGTTTGACGTTGTCGGAAACTCATGGGGCTACTACAGAATAGACCAGTTCATTCCGAACGACACCGATCTCATGAAGGTAACACTGTACACTTCCTACGATAACTTTGACAACAACAGCGACTACGTCGCAGATGCCTATCTGTGGTTCAGGATCTGGGACCTGACCTTTGTGGACGGCAACGCCACCCTCAACCTGCTCCAGCAGGCTTCAAAGGAGGGTGACGTGGCCTCTGCAATGCTCGGCAACCCGCTCCAGAAGTACCACGACATGATGTTCATCCAGATAAGGGACATAATGCGCATCTATGGCAAGACAAGCGTGTACCCGGCCAAGGTTAAGCTGGAGTTCTACAAGAGGGTCCCCTGGGATTGGGTCACCATTGACAGGGACAGCATCACTATAAAGCCGGATGGAACCGGTACGTTCACTGCCATGATAACAGTCCCACAGGACACACCGTACGGCATCTACGAGGGTGCCATATACCTCAAGCACGATGGCAAGGAAACGACCATACCGGTCAGCGTTGTTGTGGCGTCACCCACCTCTGAGTTTGAATTCGGAGGCAACAACGAATCAAACGGCCTCTACGATAACGACAACGTCTATGGATACTTTGACTGGGGCTGGAGGTACGAGAGCGGTGACTGGAGGTTGTTCTACTTCAACGTGCCGGAGGTCAAGGAGGGCAGCTATGTGCTCGCCGACGTCGCATGGGACGGCACAATGACCGACATCAACCTGCACCTCCTCGGTCCGAGCGTTGATGTGTGGAGCATGAAATACCCGGATGTCATGGGACCGTACTCCCTGAAGGAAGTCGGTAGGAGCGATGACGGATACGTGGGAGCGGGACTATTCGTCTACCAGACCTCCAGTGGCACCAACGAGGAGCTTATAGCTGGTGAGGCCTCGGAGGGACTCCACGCACTATGGCTCCACAACGTCCTCTTCGACGGCAACGCTAGCTACAGGACGTTCTACGGCCGCGTGGGCATGGCTAGGCTTTACCCGGAGAGCTGGGTTGAGGTTCTCGGCTCAAAGGTTGGCGAGAAGACCTTTACTGTGGACCTGCCGGAGTGGGCCGGAAACCTCTCGGTGGTGGCTACCGGCTTCAGCGCACCATCAGTCTATCAGAACATAGTGGCCCCGCCGACTGGAGACTCCGACTATTACACGGTGAACGTCACCACTTCCCCGGTCCTCGATGTACAGCTCACTAGCATCTGGGACGACCTCGCGGGAGTTGACCTTGACCTGTACGTCTATTACAACGCCAGCGGCACCCTGATCGAGGTTGGAAGCTCACTGACTTCAACTGCCGACGAGCACGTCTCACTGAACTTCCCGTACCCCGGCCAGTATGTGATTGAGGTCTACTCCTACAGCAACCCCGCCCCAGGAAACGCCACTTACGACCTTATGATAACCACGATAGAGGGCAACGAGCTCATCGTCAAGAACGTCACCAAGACTGACACGGGATACACTGTCGACATGATGTACAACCTCACGGATGAGCATCTCAGCGCCAGCGCACCCCTTAACGGAATAATACTGATGGGAACCAGCAAGAACCCGATACTGTTCCAGATTCCTGTGACCATAACTCCGGTGCCGTACGATGTCAGGCTCACTAGCATCGAGACCAGCAGCGTTCCGGACATCAACGGCAACTACGAGATCACAACCTACGTTACCAACGATGGACCCTACAACGCCACAAACGTTCAGGTAACGCTCTTCAGAGACGGTCTGCCGACCGATGTCCAGGTAACGATCCCGCTTGTGCAGCCGGGAGACGTTTACGCGGTGACGTTTAGCATCCCCGTGGCGGACATCACCATGCACTCCTACAACATCGTGCTCTCCGCTCCGCAGGACGTCAATCCGGACAACAACGAAATGACCGTGTACGCCAGGGCCGTTGATGAGAACAATGTGCCTTGGGTCTACTCAATAGGCGAGAGCATCGGAGAAGCCTCCATTGCCAAGGTCATCGACGCCGGCAGGATATACTACATCACCGTGAACGGAGAACACGGCACCAAGGTTACGGTGCTCCTCAAACTGCCTGCAGATACGACCTACTATCACGTTAACAGCGAGGACGCCGACATCCTGAATGTGAGCGCGAGAAAAGTCTCCGATGGTCTGCTGCTCTACGTGACGATGCGCCTCAACTCCCCTGGAACGATCAGGGTTGACTACAGAACACACTCTGACTATACCAGGCTCTCCACCATGAACTACGTCTGGTACATGCTCTACTGGAGGTACGACCAGAAGTTCGACCCGCTCTACCAGAAAGCCGTAGAGCTCGGTGTTGACAATGAGACCCTTCAGGAGGCCATGCACTACAAGGAGCTCGCGGACCAGTACTATGAGGAGGCAGAGAAGTACATCACTCCGGGCAGAGACAGCCTGGCGATAGCGGCGCTGCCGTACATGCGCAAGGCGTACATCAACATACTCGAGGCATATAAGATCCTTGAACAGGCCGTGGAGGATATTGGAAACTCCGAGGGCTGA
- a CDS encoding DUF424 domain-containing protein, with the protein MIYVKVYRVQGEVLLAACDEELLGKTFREGELKLEVKERFYRGELVEEDALDSLLHEATIANLTGERCVSKAIELGYVDEARVLRIQGVPHAQMAKLFL; encoded by the coding sequence ATGATATACGTTAAAGTATACCGAGTCCAGGGTGAAGTTCTCCTCGCGGCCTGCGATGAGGAACTCCTCGGAAAGACCTTCAGGGAAGGCGAGCTGAAGCTCGAGGTCAAGGAGCGGTTTTACAGGGGAGAACTTGTTGAGGAAGATGCCCTTGACTCCCTGCTTCACGAAGCCACGATAGCCAACCTCACCGGCGAACGCTGCGTCTCCAAGGCAATAGAGCTCGGCTACGTTGATGAGGCGAGGGTACTCAGGATTCAAGGGGTCCCCCACGCTCAGATGGCGAAGCTCTTTCTCTGA
- a CDS encoding 60S ribosomal export protein NMD3, translating into MSERFCYRCGISESEGGPLIDGLCQVCYRKENPVLLIEGEINTELCQNCGSYKRRSVWVDPHSYDLEGLIFEVAENALLEALEDSFSEKIVEYVVVSPGELDELDELPVGRAAVAFEPADFHLEHFPAIVAYAVRVKARIHELQRELHDETRYVTVYVRQTVCPRCSKFLGGYFEAILQVRAEGRPLTEEERKAIGKLVEEKVDEIMRRDRMGFIQDTIEKEEGLDFYMGSTASARKLAQAIKERFGGTISEAYELVGVDRQTSREVHRASVSIRIPKFQRGDIVADRRGTVYTVENVDGKGMTLTNLVTRETERRDWKTVKREGIDAVEGERKEAMVTSITPTEVQLMDMETYETYELERPPMELREGEVYRMVEVKGRKYFLGRKE; encoded by the coding sequence ATGAGCGAGAGATTCTGTTACCGCTGCGGGATAAGCGAGAGCGAGGGAGGACCGCTGATAGATGGTCTCTGTCAGGTATGTTACCGAAAAGAAAACCCCGTCCTGCTCATAGAGGGAGAGATAAATACCGAGCTCTGCCAGAACTGCGGGAGCTACAAGCGCAGGAGTGTTTGGGTAGATCCCCACAGCTACGACCTCGAGGGGCTGATATTCGAGGTGGCCGAAAACGCCCTCCTTGAGGCCCTCGAGGATTCCTTCAGCGAGAAAATCGTGGAGTATGTGGTGGTCTCCCCGGGGGAGCTTGACGAGCTTGACGAGCTTCCGGTTGGACGGGCCGCCGTGGCCTTTGAACCCGCTGATTTTCATCTTGAACACTTTCCGGCAATAGTGGCCTATGCGGTCCGTGTAAAGGCCAGGATTCACGAGCTCCAGCGCGAGCTCCACGACGAGACCAGATACGTCACAGTCTATGTCCGCCAGACCGTCTGTCCGCGCTGTTCCAAGTTCCTCGGCGGCTACTTCGAGGCCATACTCCAGGTCCGTGCCGAGGGCAGGCCGCTGACTGAGGAGGAACGGAAGGCCATAGGAAAGCTCGTCGAGGAGAAAGTGGACGAGATAATGCGCAGGGACAGGATGGGCTTCATCCAGGATACCATAGAGAAGGAGGAGGGCTTGGACTTCTATATGGGCTCGACTGCAAGTGCCAGAAAGCTCGCCCAGGCGATAAAGGAGCGTTTTGGCGGAACGATAAGTGAGGCCTACGAGCTGGTCGGCGTTGACAGACAAACCAGCAGAGAGGTTCACCGCGCGAGCGTGAGCATCAGGATTCCAAAGTTCCAGAGAGGGGATATCGTAGCGGACAGGCGCGGCACCGTTTACACCGTGGAGAACGTGGACGGGAAGGGTATGACGCTCACCAACCTAGTCACCCGTGAGACGGAGCGCCGCGACTGGAAGACCGTGAAGCGGGAGGGCATAGATGCGGTGGAGGGCGAAAGAAAGGAAGCCATGGTAACCAGTATAACTCCGACCGAGGTCCAGCTCATGGACATGGAGACCTACGAGACCTACGAACTCGAAAGACCTCCCATGGAGCTCAGAGAAGGCGAGGTCTACCGCATGGTGGAGGTCAAGGGCAGGAAGTACTTTCTCGGCAGAAAGGAATAA
- the cdr gene encoding CoA-disulfide reductase codes for MRKTVVIIGGGAAGMSAASRVKRLKPEWDVKVFEATEWVSHAPCGVPYVVEGISPKEKLMHYPPEVFIKKRGIDLHMKAEVVEVSQGTVRVREENGEHTYEWDYLVFANGASPRVPAVEGVDLPGVFTADLPPDAVAIRDYMEKNSVENVVIIGGGYIGVEMAEAFSAQGKKVTLIERNERVMAKAFDKEVTDVLEEEMRRRINLHPQEIVLRIEGKERVERVITDAGEYKADLVILATGIRPNVELARELGVRMGETGAIWTNEKMETSVENVYAAGDVAETRHLITGRRVWVPLAPAGNKMGYVAGSNIAGKELHFPGVLGTSVTKFFDVEIGKTGLTETEVIREGYDVRTAFIKAGTRPHYYPGSRPIWLKGVVDNETNKLLGVQAVGAEILPRIDTAAAMLTAGFTTKDAFFTDLAYAPPFAPVWDPLIVLVRVLKF; via the coding sequence ATGAGGAAGACGGTGGTTATCATAGGCGGTGGAGCTGCAGGAATGAGCGCGGCTTCGCGCGTTAAGAGGCTCAAACCTGAATGGGACGTCAAGGTCTTCGAGGCTACCGAGTGGGTCAGCCACGCTCCCTGTGGAGTTCCCTACGTTGTTGAGGGTATCTCCCCGAAGGAAAAGCTGATGCATTATCCCCCTGAGGTCTTTATCAAGAAGCGCGGCATAGACCTCCACATGAAGGCGGAGGTGGTTGAGGTCAGTCAGGGCACCGTGCGGGTTCGCGAGGAAAACGGGGAACACACCTATGAGTGGGACTACCTCGTCTTCGCCAACGGTGCATCGCCGAGGGTTCCCGCGGTGGAGGGCGTTGATTTGCCCGGCGTCTTTACTGCCGATCTGCCCCCGGATGCAGTGGCGATAAGAGATTACATGGAGAAAAACAGCGTTGAAAACGTCGTCATAATAGGTGGGGGCTACATCGGCGTTGAGATGGCGGAAGCATTCTCCGCCCAGGGAAAGAAGGTCACCCTCATTGAGAGGAACGAGAGGGTCATGGCCAAGGCCTTCGATAAGGAAGTCACCGATGTCCTTGAGGAGGAGATGAGGCGGAGGATCAACCTCCACCCTCAGGAGATAGTCCTGAGGATAGAGGGTAAGGAACGGGTCGAAAGGGTTATCACCGACGCCGGCGAGTACAAAGCCGACCTCGTTATCCTCGCGACTGGCATAAGGCCCAACGTCGAGCTGGCCAGGGAGCTCGGCGTTAGGATGGGTGAGACCGGCGCGATATGGACAAACGAGAAGATGGAAACCAGTGTCGAGAACGTCTACGCCGCCGGTGACGTCGCTGAGACGAGGCACCTGATAACCGGCAGGCGCGTCTGGGTTCCCCTCGCCCCGGCCGGCAACAAGATGGGCTACGTCGCCGGAAGCAACATAGCGGGCAAAGAGCTTCACTTCCCAGGGGTTCTTGGAACGAGCGTAACGAAGTTCTTCGACGTGGAAATAGGCAAGACTGGTCTGACGGAGACCGAGGTGATAAGGGAGGGCTACGATGTCAGAACGGCCTTCATAAAAGCAGGCACCAGGCCGCACTACTACCCAGGCTCAAGACCGATATGGCTGAAGGGCGTCGTTGATAACGAGACCAATAAACTCCTCGGCGTCCAGGCTGTAGGTGCAGAGATACTGCCCAGAATAGACACCGCTGCTGCAATGCTCACTGCGGGTTTCACCACGAAGGATGCCTTCTTCACGGACTTAGCTTACGCGCCACCCTTTGCCCCGGTCTGGGACCCGCTCATAGTTCTTGTCAGGGTTCTCAAGTTCTGA
- a CDS encoding MFS transporter: MSQRVAIAVRNASVANRYRYIPKMPGWFYSFVPFKVATGGSSALVSLYLLELGGNASTVGIAFALASLASMLGALFWGRLSDKTLRRKPFILLGFASVPLFLTAMAFVKTPVQLIAVNTVYAFFLASTLSVPIALVLRSVRKHSWDHAIGKFNEISGWGWVLGLVLGFGLSRFLSIPQLFMAFAILGLPSVFMGKRMIREAPIYINRKAIRAFGNYVVEKARYMPSFILHTNFSFPDGLGRFYVAFLLFWIAAGLYFPQMPVLLTSEGYTREVVYLALIANSAVSAMNYTRVGAAMGRRKEGILRKGLLLRAGAFATMILGTLIAPALLPLAFASYILAGYSWAFIGVSSTAIVSEKAGEKKKGSAMGTYNVVGSAGYITGSAISGALISSAGFGAAFGLGLVLIGGSIALLKK, from the coding sequence ATGAGTCAGAGAGTTGCCATCGCGGTGAGGAACGCATCGGTAGCAAACCGCTACCGCTACATCCCCAAGATGCCGGGGTGGTTCTACTCCTTCGTGCCCTTCAAAGTAGCCACGGGCGGAAGCTCCGCCCTGGTGAGCCTCTACCTCCTGGAACTCGGGGGAAACGCCTCAACCGTTGGAATTGCCTTTGCCCTTGCGAGTTTGGCTTCAATGCTCGGCGCACTGTTCTGGGGAAGGCTGAGCGACAAAACGCTGAGAAGAAAGCCGTTCATACTCCTTGGCTTTGCCAGCGTTCCGCTCTTCCTCACGGCGATGGCCTTTGTGAAGACCCCCGTCCAGCTCATCGCGGTAAACACGGTATACGCATTTTTCCTCGCCTCTACTCTATCGGTTCCCATAGCGCTTGTTTTAAGGAGCGTCAGGAAGCACAGCTGGGACCACGCCATTGGAAAGTTCAACGAGATAAGCGGCTGGGGGTGGGTCCTCGGACTGGTTCTCGGTTTCGGCCTGTCGAGGTTCCTGAGCATACCACAGCTCTTCATGGCATTCGCAATCCTGGGCTTGCCCTCGGTCTTCATGGGGAAGCGGATGATACGGGAGGCTCCGATATACATCAACAGGAAAGCTATCAGGGCGTTCGGGAACTACGTCGTTGAAAAGGCCAGATACATGCCGTCCTTCATCTTGCACACCAACTTCAGCTTTCCCGATGGCTTAGGGAGGTTCTACGTAGCCTTCCTGCTCTTCTGGATAGCGGCTGGACTCTACTTCCCCCAGATGCCGGTGCTCCTTACGAGTGAGGGATACACGAGGGAAGTCGTGTACCTGGCGCTCATAGCAAACTCCGCGGTCTCGGCGATGAACTACACCCGCGTCGGGGCCGCAATGGGGAGAAGAAAGGAAGGGATCCTGAGAAAGGGACTGCTCCTCCGTGCCGGAGCCTTCGCTACGATGATTCTCGGAACCCTAATCGCTCCAGCGCTGCTTCCACTGGCCTTTGCCTCCTACATCCTGGCAGGCTACTCATGGGCTTTCATCGGGGTCTCTTCCACCGCAATAGTGAGTGAAAAGGCTGGAGAAAAGAAGAAGGGCAGCGCAATGGGGACCTACAACGTCGTGGGCTCAGCCGGATACATCACGGGCAGCGCCATAAGCGGGGCACTCATATCATCGGCGGGATTTGGTGCGGCGTTTGGCCTCGGGCTTGTCCTGATCGGGGGGAGCATCGCCCTGCTGAAAAAGTGA
- a CDS encoding Rossmann-like domain-containing protein — translation MLLAKLKKKTLGLIDEDFKLLDFSFGLPYTYVLIEGKMGKALGVAMTLPEEIGRFDNSIEEPTLEAFIERADSLNIIERTIGLAAINAVSQYYIDLDSAKWIDAVELLEKDIEKVAVIGNMPPIVGNLRERGFKLYVFERNPKLWDRETLSDSLEYWLLPEVEAVIASASCMLNGTLDMLLERSKNAKIFLLTGPTGQILPELLKGTRVTHVASMKVMKVERAILHLKLGRFRGFSDESRKYVLEV, via the coding sequence ATGCTGCTGGCTAAGCTCAAGAAAAAGACCCTGGGGCTCATCGATGAAGATTTCAAGCTCCTAGACTTCTCCTTCGGCCTGCCCTACACCTACGTGCTGATTGAAGGGAAGATGGGAAAAGCCCTCGGCGTTGCCATGACCCTCCCCGAGGAGATAGGGAGGTTCGACAACTCCATCGAGGAGCCCACGCTGGAGGCGTTCATTGAACGGGCCGACAGCCTCAACATCATCGAGCGAACCATTGGTTTAGCCGCGATAAACGCGGTTTCACAGTACTACATCGACCTCGACAGTGCAAAGTGGATCGACGCCGTGGAACTTCTTGAGAAGGACATCGAGAAGGTAGCGGTCATCGGAAACATGCCGCCGATAGTCGGAAATCTTAGGGAGCGGGGCTTTAAGCTCTACGTCTTCGAGAGAAACCCGAAGCTCTGGGACAGGGAAACGCTGAGCGATTCCCTGGAGTACTGGCTCCTGCCGGAGGTTGAGGCTGTTATAGCGAGTGCCTCATGCATGCTCAATGGGACCCTTGACATGCTTCTCGAGAGGTCAAAGAACGCCAAGATTTTTCTCCTGACCGGCCCCACTGGACAGATCCTCCCGGAGTTGCTCAAAGGCACCAGGGTAACACATGTGGCCTCAATGAAGGTCATGAAGGTTGAAAGGGCGATACTCCACCTGAAGCTCGGCCGCTTCAGGGGCTTCTCCGACGAGAGCAGAAAGTACGTTCTCGAAGTTTGA